A single region of the Silene latifolia isolate original U9 population chromosome 8, ASM4854445v1, whole genome shotgun sequence genome encodes:
- the LOC141597155 gene encoding 12-oxophytodienoate reductase 3-like — protein sequence MACTNNNEATLFSPYKLAKFNLSHRVVLAPMTRCRAINEIPNDALMEYYVQRSTPGGLLITEGTLISPTAPGFPHCPGIYTDEQVEAWKKVVNAVHSKGAVIFCQLWHVGRASHTVYQPGGGAPISSTNKPISNRWRNLLPDGSYGKYPAPRALAAHEIPAIVENYRQAALNAIRAGFDGVEIHGAHGYLIDQFLKDGINDRTDEYGGSLTNRCRFLVQVVQSVATAIGADRLAVRISPAIDHLDASDSNPLELGLAVVHSLNKLQTELCSQLTYLHVTQPRYVAYGQTETSRNGSEEEEAHLLRTLRKTYQGSFMCSGGYTRELGMEAVALGDADLVSYGRLFISNPDLVERFKVNAPLTKYVRKTFYTQDPVVGYTDYPFLGTENSNRMVLARL from the exons ATGGCATGTACCAACAACAATGAGGCCACTCTCTTTTCACCTTACAAACTTGCAAAATTCAATCTTTCCCACAG GGTGGTATTAGCACCTATGACAAGATGCAGAGCAATCAATGagataccaaatgatgctttaatGGAGTATTATGTTCAAAGATCTACTCCCGGTGGTTTGCTAATTACTGAGGGAACTCTTATTTCTCCTACTGCTCCTGG GTTCCCACATTGCCCAGGCATTTACACAGATGAGCAAGTGGAAGCATGGAAGAAAGTAGTCAATGCTGTTCATTCCAAAGGCGCCGTCATCTTCTGTCAGCTCTGGCATGTTGGACGAGCTTCTCATACAG TGTACCAACCTGGTGGTGGAGCACCAATTTCTTCAACAAATAAACCCATATCAAACAGGTGGAGAAATTTATTGCCAGACGGGTCTTATGGCAAATACCCTGCACCTCGAGCCTTGGCTGCACATGAAATACCTGCGATTGTTGAGAATTATCGTCAGGCTGCCCTGAATGCCATTCGAGCAG GTTTTGACGGTGTGGAGATACATGGAGCTCACGGGTATCTTATCGACCAATTCCTAAAAGACGGCATCAATGACCGTACAGATGAGTACGGTGGATCCCTCACAAACCGCTGCAGATTTTTGGTGCAGGTGGTTCAGTCAGTGGCCACAGCCATTGGTGCTGACAGACTCGCTGTGAGAATCTCACCAGCAATAGATCACCTTGATGCCTCAGACTCGAACCCACTTGAACTCGGCTTAGCCGTGGTTCATAGTCTCAACAAACTCCAGACCGAACTTTGCTCACAGCTAACTTACCTCCATGTAACCCAGCCTCGATATGTTGCATACGGCCAAACCGAGACTTCTAGAAATgggagtgaagaagaagaagcccATCTACTGCGGACCCTCAGGAAGACTTATCAGGGTTCATTTATGTGCAGCGGTGGGTATACCAGAGAACTCGGGATGGAAGCAGTTGCCCTCGGGGATGCTGATTTGGTCTCTTATGGCCGACTTTTTATTTCAAACCCGGATTTGGTTGAACGGTTTAAGGTCAATGCACCCTTGACTAAGTATGTTCGGAAGACATTCTACACCCAGGATCCTGTCGTTGGATATACTGATTACCCGTTTCTAGGTACCGAGAATTCAAACCGCATGGTATTAGCACGCCTGTAA